TGCTGTTCGCCGCGCTGATCGGCGGCCACCTGCTGCGCGAGGGCGACCGCTTGCTGCGCCTGCTGGGCGCCGGCTTCATCGCTGCCGGCGTGGTGGCACTCGCGCTGGGCTGAGGGCGGCTTCATGCTCTTTGGCTGCGATTTTTCCTCTGCACCCACCTCGCGCAAGCCGATCGTGGTGGCAATCGGCAGCGCAGGCGATGCGGGCACCTTGGTGCTGACGGGCCTGAAGCGCTTCACGACGCTCGACGCCTGGGCCGAGTGGCTGCGCGCCGAGCCGGCCTGGATCGGCGGCTTCGATTTTCCGTTCGGCCTGCCGCGCGAACTGGTCGAGCATCTGCGCTGGCCCGGGGAGTGGAATGCGCTCATGGCCCACTATGCGAGCCTGAGCCGCGCCGAGATCCGCGCCACCTTTGCCGCCTTCTGCGCCGCGCGCCCGGTCGGCGGCAAGTTCGCGCACCGGGCGACCGATGCACCCGCCGGCTCGAGCACGTCAATGAAGTGGGTCAACCCGCCGGTGGCTTTCATGCTGCATGCGGGAGTGCCGCCCTTGCTTGCCGCCGGAGCGAGCCTCCCGGGGCAGCATGCCGGCAGCCATGGGAGCCGTGTTGCGCTGGAGGCCTATCCCGGGCTGCTGGCGCGCGAACTGATCGGCCGCCGCAGCTACAAGAGCGACGAGGCAGCCAAGCAGACGCCCGAGCGGCTGGCGGCGCGCACCGGCCTGCTCGCCGCGCTGGAGGCTGGCACCACGCGGCTGGCCCTGCGGCTCGTGCTCGGCGGCGATCAACGCCTCGAACTGCTGGGCGATGCCCGCGGTGACCGCATCGATGCGGTGCTCTGCCTCGTGCAGGCCGCGTGGAGCGCGCAACGCGCCTCCACGCCCGGGCCGGGCTACGGATTGCCTGAACGGTTCGATCCGATCGAAGGGTGGATCGTCACGGCGTGAGCTTTGTTGTCCTACAGGGTTACGCGCGGGCTGCGACTCCCGTGTTCCTTGCCTGAAGGCTAGATTGGAAGGGCGGTCCGGGCTCCGTCCGGATTTGCTGCGCGCAACGTGCGCGCGTCACATACCGCTCTTCGGAGCGACTGGAGGATTTCCAAATGAACAAACGTCGTCAAATGAACTTCATGCCGTTCTTGCGCACATGGCCGTCCGCGCTGCTGCTGGCCGCCGCGGCGCTGACGCTTGCGGGTTGCGACAAGTCCGACAACCGGACCGCGGGCGAAAAGCTAGACAGCGCGATCGCCAAAACAGAGAAGGCGGCCGATACCGCTGCCACCAAGACCGGAGAGGCCCTCAGGGAGGCGAAGGCAAAAGTCGACGCCTCCGGCACCACCGCCGAGGTAAAGGACGGCATGGCCAACCTGAAGGAAAGCGCGAAGAATGCCGGTGCCGCCGCAAGCGCGACCGTGGACGATGCCGCGATCACCGCATCGGTGTCCGCCGGCCTCGCCAAGGACCCGGACCTGAGCGCGATCAAGATCGACGTGGACACCAAGGGCGGCGCAGTCAGCCTGAAGGGGCCCGCGCCCACGGCCGCCGCCAAGGCGCGTGCCGAGGACATCGCCAAGGGCGTTCAAGGGGTGACCTCGGTGAGCAACCAGCTCGAAGTGAAGGGCTGAGCGCGATTACTTCTCCTTCGGCAGAAAGCCCGGTCATCCGGGCTTTTTGTTGGAGGCGAGGGGCATCGGTCCGGCCCCGCCAAGGCAGCGATCAGTGCCCGAGCCAGTCCTTGAGCTCGTCCGCGTGCTCTTCCTCGTCGGAAAGAATGTCTTCCAGCATGCGCCGGGTCGTCGGGTCCTTGTCGCCGATCAGCACGATCATCTGGCGGTACGTTTCCACGGCGATGCGCTCGGCCACGAGGTTGGCGCGCACCATGGCCTGCAGGTCGGTGGATTCGTCGTAGCCGGCATGGCTGCGCTCGAGCAGGTGGGTCGGGGCGAAGTCCGGCTCGCCCCCCAGTTGCACGATGCGTTCGGCGATGCGGTCGGCGTGGGCCGACTCTTCGTTGGCGTGCGCCAGGAATTCGTCGGCGATGGCCGGCGACGACACGCCGCTGGCGGTGAAATAGTGGCGCTTGTAGCGCAGCACGCAAACCAGTTCGGTGGCCAGCGCGTCGTTCAGCAGCTTGACGACGTCGTCGCGCCAGGGGCCGTAGCTGGGCGTGACCGCGCCGTCGTCGAGGCTCTTGGCTGCCGCCTCGATGGCCTGCTCGTCGAGCACCAGGTGCTGGTGCCGTGCCGGGTTGGTGCCCGGGGAATTCGCATTCATGGGGGATCCTTTCGTGGACTCGTGTTTTTCTGCTGCATCAACGTGTTGACGACATCAGCAACGTCGGAGGTCTTGAGCACGGCCGCCAGCACCGCCGTGAAGGAAAGCAGACGCCATGGCCTGATCAGCACGATGGCGGCACCCGTGGCCGCAGCGATGGCCATGAGCTTGGCGGGCTCCTTGCGTGCGTAGTGTTCGAGCAAAGGGCGCGCAAGCTGGCCCGCCGCATGGGCCGGATGACGGCGCCACCAGCGTTCGGTCATGCTGCGCGCCATCGATGTCCATTGATGGCCACGGCGCGGAGAAGCCTTTTCATCGGCGCTGTCTGAGGCATACGTCTCGGCATAGGCTTCGCCCGCGGCACTGCGCCTGCCGCGCGCGCTGTCCCGCGGTTCTTCTTCCTCGCCGTTCAACTGCCTGACGAGTGCGCGGCGCGAAAGCGCCAGGCGCTCTTGCGGCGTGAGTGAACTGCGGTCAGTGCCGTTCATGGCGGGCTCCTGCGTCGTGCAAAGCCTGCAGGTCGGCATCGACCTGGGCGCGAAGATCGTCGAAGGCATAGCCGGGGAACGGCCGGGACGCCATCCAGGCGCAGAGGCCGGCAATCACCAGCGCAACGCCCGGCACGGCCACCAGCACCCAATGAAAGCTGCCATGCAGCACGCCCATCAACACCGCGACGCCGATGAGCCCGAGCGCCAGCATCGCACTGGCCGCCGCCAGCACGCCGGCCACGATGCGGGCGACAAGGCCGCGGCCCGCTTCGGAGGCCTCTTGCCTGACAAGTGCCGCGTAGTTGGCGGCGTGTTCGGCGATGAGTTCCGGATGCCCGAGCACCGTGGAAAAAATCGGATGAAGCATGGTGCGCGGTATCGGTGGAACGGCGTGTCAGCGGATCAGTATTCGTCCCGGCGGCTGCTGCGGCTGGCCAGCACGATGAGCGCGGTGATCGCGGCGCCGGCTGCGGCGGCGATCAGCACCGAGCGCACCGGTTGGTCGGAGATGTAGCGGCCGGTGACGTCCGCGGCTTGCTCGAGGCGGCGCTGTGCGCGGGCGCTGGTGGTCGAGGCCGCATCCAGGCCGCGCTGCACGGCTTGCTGTACGCGCGCTGCCAGTTGCTCGACCGCCGGTTCCGCATCGCGGCGCAGTTCGCGGACCTTCTCGCCGGCCGCATTGACCGCGTTCTGTGCGTAGGCGCGAGTGGATTCGACAGCTTCGTTGGCCGTCTGGCGTGCGTCGTCGGCGAGTTGCGAGGGAGTCTTGGTCGTGTTCATGAAAATTTCCTTTCCGGGAAGATGAATTGCGGGAGCCTGTTGATCGTAACGACGCTACTTGCGTCGTAGCAAGCCGGCCAGGAAACTGGCGATGGCAAGTACGGCGAAGATCACGAAAAGGATCTTGGCGATTCCTACCGCGCCGGCGGCAATGCCGCCGAAGCCGAACAGGGCGGCGATCAACGCAATGACCAGAAACACCACGGTGTAATGCAACATGTGGACTCCTTCGAGGCTTCGCTCGTTGTTGGGAACTGCGCATTCAAAGGGAATGAACCGCACAGGAGCAACCTTAAGTGGCCCCTCCGCCAGGCCCTGTCAGCGGCTGGGCGCCGGGAACGTAGGAGACGACCGAGTTCCTCGGGCCCTCAAACAGCGGTGCGTCAGGCCGGCTTGACGACCGGCAGCATCGCGCTCAGGCGGGTGCCCCGTCCAGGCGTCGACGAGATCGTGAGCCTGCCGCGGGCCGCCTCGACGCGGTGGCGCATGCCTGCGAGGCCGTGCGTCGAGGGGTGGATGCGCTGCGGGTCGAAGCCCTTGCCGTTGTCGGCAACTTCCACGATCACGTGGTTCTCGTAGTTCTTCAGGACGATCGTCGCCTCGTCGGCCTCGGCGTACTTGCCGATGTTGGTCAGGCTCTCCTGCACCATGCGGTAGATGGTGAGCTGGCGCGACTCGTCCATGGTCACGGGTTCGAGCGCCATCTGCACCTGGATGCCCGAACGCTCGGCGAATTCGCGCCCGAGGATTTCGAGCGACGCCACCAGCCCGAGGTTCGACAGCGACGACGGCCGGAGGTCTTCGATGATGCGGCGCTTGAGTGCGATGCCGCTGTTGAGCAGCTCGGTCAGGTGCTGCAGCCGCTGGGTGGCGTCGGGTGCCTCGAGCAGCCTCGACTTCAGGCGGGCGACGTCCAGCTTGGCCGCGGTCAGCAGCGAGCCGAGTTCGTCGTGCAGTTCCCGCGCGAGATAGCCGCGCTCGGTTTCGCGCACGTCCTGCAGGTGGGTGGCCAGCTCGGCCAGCGACGCGGTGCGCTCGCGCACTTCGTCTTCGAGCGCATTGCGTTCGCGCTGCAGCGTTTCCTGCTGGCGCTCGCCGATGGAGCGCAGCGCGTGCGTCTGCCGCAGGTACAGGAAGAACGCGAACAGGGCCGCGAGCGCCACGATGGCGGTGCCGATGCGCGCGAGCCGTAGCGACTGCGTCACCTGGGCCTGGCTTTCTTGCAGGGTCTGCTCGCTGATGTTCACCAGTTCTCCGGCGGTCTTGCGAATGGCTTCCATTTCCTCGCGGCCCACGTCGGTCGTGATGACGAATTTCCAGGCGTCTTCCTTTCCGTCCTGCCGCAGGCGCACGCTCATGTCCATTTCGGCGACCTTGCGCAGCACGTGTTTCGACAGCTCCACGAGTTGCGTGCGCTCGGCCGGCCGTTCGGCGTAAAGTTGACGCAGTGTCGCCAGATGGCCGTCGACCTGCTTGACCGCGGTGTCGTAGGGTTTCCGGTAGCTGGCTTCGCCCGTGAGCAAGTAACCTCGCTGGCCCGTCTCGGCATCGAGCATGTTCTGCAGGATCTGGTTGAGCGTACTGCGCACCTTTTGGGCCTCGCCGATCTCTGCCAGAGCGCGGGTCGATTGGCGATACCCGGCCTCGTTGATGCCGACGAGGGCCAGCGCAGCCAGCGCCGCGAGCAGGAGGCTCACGGCCATTTTTGGGGGAGCTAGCCAGTGCATGAAACTTTCGAAGATGCTTTCAACACAAGTTCGTGAATAATTGATAACAACCGGGGACCGGCATGTTGCGGCTTCCACAGACGCAACACAACGAAGAAAGTAACAGATGATCAAAATTGGAATTGTGGACGACCACGCTATCGTGAGATCGGGCCTGCGGCAGTTCTTCTCCGAACACGTGGACTTGCGCGTGGCCGGCGAAGCCGCCAGCGGGCGCGAAGCCATCGAACTGGTGCGCACCACCGAACTCGACGTGCTGGTGATGGATCTTTCCATGCCCGGGCAGAGCGGCATCGATGCGCTCGCGATGATCCGCGCCAAGGCGCCGGACGTCGGCATCCTGATCCTGAGCGGCTACCCTGAAGAACATTACGCGATGAACCTGATCCGTCAGGGCGCGAGCGGGTACCTCAACAAGGAGTGCGATCCGATCGAGATCGTCAACGCGATTCGCACCATCTCGCTCGGCCGCCGCTACATCACGCCGGCCGTGGCGGAATTGCTCGCGCGCCAGCTCGACCGCAAGGACGACGCGGCACCGCACGAGCAACTGTCGGAAAGAGAATTCCAGGTGTTCCTGAAGCTCGCCAAGGGCGAGACCGCGGGCGACATCGCCAAGACGCTGTCGCTGTCGGTCAAGACCGTCAGCACCTACCGCACGCGCCTCATGGAGAAGATGAACCTGTCGTCCAACAGCGACCTCACGTACTACGCGCTGAAGAACAAGCTGATCGATTGAGAAGAACCGGCCGCGGCAAAAGAGGAAGCAGGAGGCCGTCGAGGCTTCTTCGACTTCTTCTTTACTCCGTGCCGGTGGCGGGACGGTGAGCCACCGCCTCCAGGATGCAGAAGTCGACCAGCGCGTCGATCTCGTTCGATTTGTCGAACACCGCGTCCACGCCGAATTCGGCGCAGCGCCGCCGGATGTCGGGCGTCGCGTAGTTGCTGAGCACCACCACCTTCTGGTTCGGCCTGCGCGAGGTGCAGGCCTGGAGCACGCCCAGGCCGCTGCCCTGCTTGAGAAAAAGATCGACCACCGCCAGGTCCCACTCTTCGCTGTGGTCCTGCAGCCACTGGCGCGCGTTCGCCTCGGTTTCGGCAAAGCCGACCACCGTCGTGCAGGTGAGTTCTTCCAGGGTACCAATGAGGTTTTCACGGATCGTGAGGTTGTCTTCGACGATGTATGTCTGCAATCTGGTATCCATGCCGAACCGCGCTTCCTCTGTTGGCAGGTGTCTCGAGAACGCCCCTGCTGGCGAATACCTGCGCATCGAAGATTGAGGTGTCGCCGCCCCGCATCATGCAGGGTTCGGAGGAAGGGTGATGTAGGCGGCTTCTGACGAAGCGGTCTCGCCGAGGCCTTCCGTAGGCAATGCCGCACGGTTTTTGCGGTTCGTTGCCGACCCGGAAAAATCGATGGGGCGTATATCCAGACCTCATGGCAACGAACGTCCTTCGCAACCGGCCGCTCTGGCTCAAGCTGCTGGGGGGCTTCGTGCTGCTGCTCGCCCTGCTGGCGGTGGTGCTGGCGTTCTTTCCGTGGGACACGCTGCGCGAGCCCGTCAACCGCTATGTCAGCGAGAAGACCGGGCGCAAGTTCGAGATCACCCGGCGGCTCGACCTCGGCGTGGGATTGCGTGGAGCCACCGTCAAGGTCGACGGATTCGAGTTCGCCAACCCGCCGTGGGCGCGCGATCCGTACCTGGTCAAGGCCGAGCGCGCGGAGTTCGACATACGGCTGTGGCCTCTCATCACGGGCAAGATCGTGATTCCGCGGCTGGCGCTGTCCTCGCCCACGCTGGGCCTTCAAATGGAGCCGGACGGACGCCGCACATGGGCGCTCGGCAAGGACACCTCGGACCCCGGCACCGTTCCCGTCATCGGGCTCATGGAGGTCGACCGCGGCGTGATCGACTTTCTGGCCAAGCACCTGGGCGTCGATCTGCACGCGGACGTGAGCTACGACTCCAGCCGTGGCGCGCTTCCGCTCAGCTATCGCATCGAGGGCCGCTACAAGAACCAGCCACTGACCGCCGAAGGGCGGACCGGCAACGTGCTTCGGCTCAAGGCGGCCGGCCAGCAGCCGTTTCCATTGGAGATCGACGCAGCGGCGGGCCAGACGCGGCTCAAGGCTGAAGGCACGGTGACCGACTTCGCCGACCTCGACGGCATCGACGCCAAGTTCGAACTCAAGGGCCAGACGCTCGGCGCCCTGTTTCCATTGCTGGGCATCGCGCTGCCCGAGACCTCTCCCTATGCGCTGAGCGGCGACCTGCGCAAGCGCGGCAAGCTGTGGGAGGTGGCCGGGCTCAAAGGCAGGCTCGGCCTTTCCGACATTGCAGGCGACATGCGCTTCGACCAGGCCGGCCAGCGGCCGCACCTGGCGGGCGAACTGCGCTCGCGCCTGATGGACATGGACGACCTGGGCCCGCTCATCGGCCTGCCGCCCACCGAACGGTCCGCCAAGGCGGTCGAAGGCGTGGCGCCGCCGCCGACCATCAAGCAGGCCAAACGCGCAGCGGGGGACAAGGTACTGCCCACCGCCACGCTCGACTTCAACCGCTTGCGTGCGATGAATGCCGAGGTGAAGTACACGGCCGACCGCATCCGCAACGTGCGCAACGTGCCGCTCGACCGCGGCAGTGTGCAGGTCAAGCTGAACAACAGCGTGCTCGCCCTCGACCCGCTCGACCTGGGCGTGGGTGGCGGCAAGCTGGCAGGTGCCATCCGTATCGACGCCACCCAGAACCCGGCGGACATCCGCGCGTCGCTCGATCTGCGCAACGTGCAGCTCAACCGACTGGTTCCGAAGATCGAAACCATGCGCAGCAGCTTCAGCAGGCTCGACGGCCGCATCAATCTCTCGGGCCGGGGCACATCGGTGGCCAGCTGGCTCGGCGGCGCCTCGGGCGATGTGGCGGCCCTGACCGGGCGAGGCCGGTTCAGCAACCTGCTGCTGGAGTTCATGGGGCTGGACGGCGCCGAGATCATCAAGTTTCTGCTGCGCGGCGACCAGAACGTCGAACTGCGCTGCGCCGCGGTGGCCTTCGACGTCAACAAGGGCGTCATGACGAGCCGCAGCATGGTGCTCGATACCGTCGACACGGTTTTCTACGCCACCGGCCAGGCCAACCTGGCGACCGAGAAGCTCGACTTCGTGATGCGGCCCGAGCCCAAGGACGTCAGCATCCTCTCGCTGCGGGGGCCGCTGGTCATCGGCGGCACCTTCGGCGCGCCCGCCGCGGGCGTGCAGGCGGCGCCGCTGGCGGAGCGCGGCCTTGCCGCACTGGTGCTCGGCGCCATCAACCCGCTGCTGGCGCTGGCTGCGACCATCGAGACCGGGCCGGGCGAGGATGCGGATTGCAAGGGCGTGCTGTCGGAGGCCAACAAGCCCAACCCCGGTGCGGCAGCCTCGGGCGCGGCCAAGGCGAAGGCGCCAAGCAGCGCTGAGGCCGGAAAAAGCCAAAAAGGCCCGGGTCGGGTCAGACGCCGCCGGGGCGCTGCGCGCACACGCTGCAGTGCGGATCGCGCGCAATCTGCAGCGTGTCGAACGCGGTGCGGCGCCCGTCGAACATCAACAGCTTGCCCGCCAGCGACGGCCCGATGCCCGCGAGCAGCTTCAACGCTTCGCTGGCCTGCAGCGTGCCGACGGTGCCGACCACGGGGCCGAACACGCCGAGCACCGCGCAGAGCGTTTCCTCGAA
The Variovorax paradoxus genome window above contains:
- a CDS encoding DUF1328 domain-containing protein codes for the protein MLHYTVVFLVIALIAALFGFGGIAAGAVGIAKILFVIFAVLAIASFLAGLLRRK
- a CDS encoding sensor histidine kinase codes for the protein MAVSLLLAALAALALVGINEAGYRQSTRALAEIGEAQKVRSTLNQILQNMLDAETGQRGYLLTGEASYRKPYDTAVKQVDGHLATLRQLYAERPAERTQLVELSKHVLRKVAEMDMSVRLRQDGKEDAWKFVITTDVGREEMEAIRKTAGELVNISEQTLQESQAQVTQSLRLARIGTAIVALAALFAFFLYLRQTHALRSIGERQQETLQRERNALEDEVRERTASLAELATHLQDVRETERGYLARELHDELGSLLTAAKLDVARLKSRLLEAPDATQRLQHLTELLNSGIALKRRIIEDLRPSSLSNLGLVASLEILGREFAERSGIQVQMALEPVTMDESRQLTIYRMVQESLTNIGKYAEADEATIVLKNYENHVIVEVADNGKGFDPQRIHPSTHGLAGMRHRVEAARGRLTISSTPGRGTRLSAMLPVVKPA
- a CDS encoding response regulator, which codes for MIKIGIVDDHAIVRSGLRQFFSEHVDLRVAGEAASGREAIELVRTTELDVLVMDLSMPGQSGIDALAMIRAKAPDVGILILSGYPEEHYAMNLIRQGASGYLNKECDPIEIVNAIRTISLGRRYITPAVAELLARQLDRKDDAAPHEQLSEREFQVFLKLAKGETAGDIAKTLSLSVKTVSTYRTRLMEKMNLSSNSDLTYYALKNKLID
- a CDS encoding ferritin-like domain-containing protein; translated protein: MNANSPGTNPARHQHLVLDEQAIEAAAKSLDDGAVTPSYGPWRDDVVKLLNDALATELVCVLRYKRHYFTASGVSSPAIADEFLAHANEESAHADRIAERIVQLGGEPDFAPTHLLERSHAGYDESTDLQAMVRANLVAERIAVETYRQMIVLIGDKDPTTRRMLEDILSDEEEHADELKDWLGH
- a CDS encoding DUF429 domain-containing protein; translation: MLFGCDFSSAPTSRKPIVVAIGSAGDAGTLVLTGLKRFTTLDAWAEWLRAEPAWIGGFDFPFGLPRELVEHLRWPGEWNALMAHYASLSRAEIRATFAAFCAARPVGGKFAHRATDAPAGSSTSMKWVNPPVAFMLHAGVPPLLAAGASLPGQHAGSHGSRVALEAYPGLLARELIGRRSYKSDEAAKQTPERLAARTGLLAALEAGTTRLALRLVLGGDQRLELLGDARGDRIDAVLCLVQAAWSAQRASTPGPGYGLPERFDPIEGWIVTA
- a CDS encoding phage holin family protein, with the translated sequence MLHPIFSTVLGHPELIAEHAANYAALVRQEASEAGRGLVARIVAGVLAAASAMLALGLIGVAVLMGVLHGSFHWVLVAVPGVALVIAGLCAWMASRPFPGYAFDDLRAQVDADLQALHDAGARHERH
- a CDS encoding response regulator gives rise to the protein MDTRLQTYIVEDNLTIRENLIGTLEELTCTTVVGFAETEANARQWLQDHSEEWDLAVVDLFLKQGSGLGVLQACTSRRPNQKVVVLSNYATPDIRRRCAEFGVDAVFDKSNEIDALVDFCILEAVAHRPATGTE
- a CDS encoding BON domain-containing protein, whose translation is MNKRRQMNFMPFLRTWPSALLLAAAALTLAGCDKSDNRTAGEKLDSAIAKTEKAADTAATKTGEALREAKAKVDASGTTAEVKDGMANLKESAKNAGAAASATVDDAAITASVSAGLAKDPDLSAIKIDVDTKGGAVSLKGPAPTAAAKARAEDIAKGVQGVTSVSNQLEVKG